In a single window of the Hoyosella subflava DQS3-9A1 genome:
- a CDS encoding molybdopterin-dependent oxidoreductase: MRKQLGVCNLCEAICGLEYTIDAGRIVSVRGNPDDPLSRGHICPKAVALQDIYDDPDRLRNPVRRTSQGEWEPISWKEALKLAATKLADVQNNHGNDAVAVYLGNPNVHSLGAMTHGTQVASALRTKNTYSATSVDQLPHQLVSHLMYGHQLLIPVPDVDRTDFLLVFGANPMASNGSLMTVPDFPKRVRELKARGGKIVLFDPRRTETAKVATEHHFVRPGTDAFVLLAMLNVLFTEGLTTPPLHAEGVDALRAAVDGFTPDKAAEITGVSADVIRCVAREFAESGAAAAYGRIGVSTQAFGTICAWAVQCLNILTGNLDRAGGAMFTEPAIDLIERGLLSRGHFDKWRSRVRGLPEAGGELPVSTLADEILTPGDGQVRALVTIAGNPVLSTPDGKRLGDALKSLDFMVAVDYYINETTQHADLILPPTSALERNHYDLVFHLLAVRNTARFTPALFPKPQGARDDWEIFRDLALGVIHRRKRKPTLAKRLTMEVRLRLSPTLTVDGLLRTGQRKLSLKQLKAHPEGIDLGPLRPVLPGRLRTKDKRIQLAPQLLLDDLHRLAEVPVASEGDLVLIGRRHQRDCNSWMHNTERLTKGRPRHQLLINPQDLAARNLIDGESVTVTSRVGEVTVEVQATDDMMPGVVSLPHGYGHAAKNVNHLNNAEKLPGVSINDLTDPELLDVSGNAAFSGVPVRVTAAQ, translated from the coding sequence ATGCGAAAGCAGTTGGGTGTCTGCAATCTATGTGAAGCAATCTGCGGCCTGGAGTACACGATCGACGCCGGACGCATCGTCTCAGTGCGCGGAAACCCCGATGATCCACTTTCTCGCGGACATATCTGCCCGAAAGCCGTCGCACTGCAGGACATTTACGACGACCCGGACCGCCTGAGAAACCCGGTGCGCCGAACGTCGCAAGGTGAGTGGGAGCCCATCAGCTGGAAGGAAGCGCTGAAGCTCGCCGCGACGAAGCTCGCTGACGTTCAGAACAACCACGGAAACGATGCGGTCGCGGTTTACCTGGGCAATCCCAACGTGCACAGCCTCGGTGCGATGACACACGGCACACAGGTCGCGAGCGCGCTGCGCACGAAGAACACGTACAGCGCAACCTCAGTGGATCAGTTGCCCCATCAGCTGGTCAGTCACCTGATGTACGGGCATCAGCTGCTGATCCCCGTCCCCGACGTCGACCGAACCGATTTCCTCCTGGTTTTCGGAGCGAATCCAATGGCGTCCAATGGCAGTCTGATGACCGTCCCCGACTTCCCGAAGCGCGTGCGTGAACTCAAAGCACGAGGCGGCAAGATCGTGCTTTTCGACCCTCGGCGTACGGAAACCGCGAAAGTGGCGACCGAGCACCACTTCGTTCGCCCCGGAACTGACGCATTCGTCTTGCTAGCGATGCTCAACGTGCTCTTCACCGAAGGGCTTACCACGCCGCCGCTGCATGCCGAGGGCGTGGATGCCCTGCGCGCCGCGGTGGACGGCTTTACGCCGGACAAAGCCGCCGAAATTACTGGCGTTTCCGCTGATGTTATTCGGTGCGTCGCACGCGAATTTGCGGAAAGCGGGGCGGCGGCCGCGTACGGCCGCATCGGAGTGTCCACGCAGGCGTTCGGGACAATCTGCGCCTGGGCGGTGCAGTGCCTGAACATCCTCACCGGCAACCTCGACCGCGCCGGCGGCGCGATGTTCACCGAACCAGCCATCGACCTCATCGAACGTGGGCTGCTGTCACGTGGTCACTTCGACAAATGGCGCAGCCGCGTCCGCGGGCTCCCCGAAGCCGGCGGCGAATTACCCGTCTCCACGCTGGCAGACGAAATCCTCACCCCCGGTGACGGTCAGGTCCGGGCACTCGTCACCATCGCGGGGAACCCTGTGCTGTCGACCCCGGACGGGAAGCGCCTGGGGGATGCCCTGAAGAGCCTGGACTTCATGGTTGCCGTCGACTACTACATCAACGAAACCACCCAGCACGCCGATCTTATTCTTCCGCCCACATCCGCGCTGGAGCGAAACCACTACGACCTCGTCTTCCATCTGCTTGCGGTGCGGAACACTGCCCGCTTCACGCCAGCCCTGTTCCCCAAACCACAAGGTGCGCGCGATGATTGGGAAATTTTCCGAGACCTGGCCCTGGGTGTCATCCATCGGCGCAAGCGTAAGCCCACGCTTGCAAAACGGCTCACGATGGAAGTGCGCTTGAGGCTCTCGCCGACCCTGACCGTGGACGGCCTGCTGCGAACGGGCCAACGCAAACTGTCGCTCAAGCAGCTGAAAGCACATCCCGAGGGAATCGATCTGGGCCCGCTGCGGCCTGTCCTGCCGGGGCGTCTCCGGACGAAGGACAAGCGCATTCAGCTCGCGCCGCAGCTGCTGCTCGATGACCTCCATCGGCTCGCGGAAGTACCCGTCGCGAGTGAGGGCGACCTCGTGCTGATTGGCCGCCGCCACCAGCGGGATTGCAACTCCTGGATGCACAACACAGAACGGCTGACCAAAGGCAGGCCGCGGCACCAGTTGCTGATCAACCCGCAGGACCTCGCTGCTCGTAACCTCATCGACGGCGAATCGGTCACTGTGACGTCGCGCGTCGGTGAGGTGACCGTGGAAGTTCAGGCTACTGACGACATGATGCCGGGTGTCGTCTCACTGCCGCACGGATACGGCCACGCCGCAAAAAACGTGAACCACCTGAATAACGCCGAGAAACTGCCGGGGGTGTCGATCAACGATCTCACTGACCCGGAGTTGCTCGATGTCAGCGGAAACGCGGCTTTCAGTGGCGTTCCGGTGCGCGTGACTGCGGCACAGTGA
- the tkt gene encoding transketolase encodes MTSPADIPALTARNVPTDWTAVETHTVDTARVLAADAVQKAGHGHPGTAMSLAPLAYTLFQRVMRHDPADPTWAGRDRFVLSCGHSSLTLYIQLYLAGYGLGLDDLKSLRTWGSLTPGHPELHHTAGVEITTGPLGQGLASAVGMAIAARRERGLFDPVPAAGESLFDHFIYVIASDGDIEEGITAEASSLAGRQQLGNLIVFYDDNQISIEDDTRIALSEDVAARYEAYGWHVQKVDGGENVAGILDAITRAQAETSRPSFIQLRTVIGYPAPKLMNTGKVHGAALGEEEVAAIKRTLGFDPSESFEVGDAVLAHTRSVRDRGAAAKTKWQHAFDAWAADNPERKALYDRLCSRELPDAWASVLPSWERDAKGMATRAASGKVLSALGTVLPELWGGSADLAESNNTTIAGSDSFGPAAAETRQWKAQPYGRTLHFGVREHAMGAILTGIALHGPTRPYGGTFLTFSDYMRGAVRLAAIMEAPVTYVWTHDSIGLGEDGPTHQPVEHLAALRGIPGLAVVRPADANETAFAWRAIIERQSDWHAGPVGLCLTRQAVPVLADTHYDGVRQGGYILADADGDLDVILIATGSEVQIALAARDALHREGIGVRVVSMPCVEWFDAQDPDYIDSVLPPSVDARVSIEAGISQPWWRFTGRLGRTVSLEHYGASADFTTLYREFGITAEAAVAAAKESLAAIDTSSKGTWNNDFRTARV; translated from the coding sequence ATGACATCCCCCGCCGATATCCCGGCGCTGACAGCGCGAAACGTCCCCACAGACTGGACGGCTGTGGAGACTCACACGGTCGACACCGCGCGTGTGCTCGCCGCCGACGCGGTTCAGAAGGCCGGGCACGGACACCCCGGGACTGCAATGTCCCTCGCGCCCTTGGCGTACACCTTGTTTCAGCGTGTGATGCGGCACGACCCCGCGGATCCCACGTGGGCTGGCCGCGACCGATTCGTTCTGTCCTGCGGGCACTCGTCGCTCACGCTGTACATCCAGCTCTACCTCGCTGGATACGGCCTCGGACTCGACGACCTCAAGTCGCTGCGCACGTGGGGATCTCTCACCCCGGGACACCCAGAGCTGCACCACACGGCAGGTGTGGAGATCACGACAGGGCCACTCGGGCAGGGCCTGGCGTCCGCAGTCGGAATGGCAATAGCCGCGCGGCGTGAACGTGGATTGTTCGATCCGGTTCCCGCTGCTGGTGAATCCCTGTTCGACCACTTCATTTACGTCATAGCTTCAGACGGAGACATCGAAGAGGGCATCACTGCGGAAGCTTCGTCTCTCGCTGGACGCCAGCAACTCGGCAACCTCATCGTCTTCTACGACGACAATCAGATCTCGATCGAAGACGACACGAGAATCGCCCTCAGCGAAGACGTCGCGGCGCGCTACGAAGCGTACGGCTGGCACGTGCAGAAGGTCGACGGTGGCGAGAACGTCGCGGGCATCCTCGATGCCATCACTCGAGCACAGGCTGAAACATCACGCCCATCCTTCATACAGCTGCGCACCGTGATCGGCTATCCCGCGCCGAAGCTAATGAACACCGGCAAAGTCCACGGCGCCGCGCTCGGCGAAGAGGAAGTCGCGGCGATCAAAAGGACACTCGGCTTCGACCCGTCGGAGTCCTTCGAGGTGGGCGATGCAGTCCTCGCGCATACACGCTCAGTCCGCGACCGCGGAGCCGCCGCGAAGACCAAATGGCAGCATGCCTTCGACGCGTGGGCAGCCGACAACCCGGAGCGTAAGGCACTGTATGACCGTCTCTGCAGCCGGGAATTGCCCGACGCATGGGCGAGCGTCCTGCCTTCGTGGGAACGCGACGCGAAAGGGATGGCAACACGCGCCGCTTCAGGCAAAGTTCTGTCAGCGCTCGGAACCGTACTGCCCGAACTGTGGGGCGGTTCCGCGGACCTCGCCGAATCAAATAACACCACCATCGCCGGTTCGGATTCATTCGGGCCGGCTGCAGCGGAGACGAGGCAGTGGAAAGCTCAGCCCTACGGCCGGACACTGCATTTCGGGGTTCGCGAACACGCAATGGGCGCAATCCTGACGGGCATTGCCCTTCACGGCCCGACCCGGCCGTACGGCGGCACTTTCCTGACTTTCTCGGACTACATGCGCGGCGCAGTCCGGCTCGCTGCAATAATGGAAGCCCCGGTCACCTATGTGTGGACACACGACTCGATCGGTCTCGGCGAGGACGGCCCGACCCACCAGCCAGTCGAACACCTGGCTGCGTTGCGGGGCATACCCGGCCTGGCCGTTGTCCGGCCTGCTGACGCCAATGAAACCGCATTCGCGTGGCGGGCGATCATCGAACGCCAAAGCGACTGGCACGCCGGACCAGTCGGGTTGTGCCTGACCCGACAGGCAGTCCCCGTCCTCGCTGACACCCACTACGACGGGGTGCGCCAGGGCGGATACATTCTCGCCGACGCCGACGGTGACCTCGACGTGATCCTGATCGCGACGGGCAGTGAGGTCCAGATCGCACTCGCCGCTCGCGATGCACTACACCGCGAGGGAATTGGTGTGCGTGTCGTTTCCATGCCGTGCGTCGAGTGGTTCGATGCGCAGGATCCGGATTACATCGACTCGGTACTGCCACCGTCCGTCGATGCGCGCGTCTCCATCGAGGCTGGCATCTCCCAGCCCTGGTGGCGCTTCACCGGGCGCCTCGGACGAACCGTCTCCCTCGAGCACTACGGAGCCTCAGCCGATTTCACAACCCTGTACCGCGAATTCGGCATCACCGCCGAGGCCGCGGTGGCTGCCGCGAAAGAGTCGCTCGCAGCTATTGACACTTCATCGAAAGGAACCTGGAACAATGACTTCCGTACTGCCCGCGTCTGA
- the tal gene encoding transaldolase: protein MTSVLPASDALSRLSAHGVSLWLDDLSRGLIRSGRLAELVATRNIVGVTTNPTIFQAAMSDGPAYREQLTALAAAGASVDDTVRQITTDDVREAADVLAPVFDATGGVDGRVSLEVDPRLADDSEATIKQALELARLVDRPNLMIKIPATLAGLPAITSVIAEGISVNVTLIFSAQRYAQVMEAYFAGLESAHANGRDVSTIHSVASFFISRVDTEIDRQLKEIGSAEATALLGRAAIANARLAYQLYEETFATRRWADLAAVGANKQRPLWASTGVKDPAYDPARYVTEIVAAGTVNTAPLATIDAVASQGTIAGDTITPNYSSAAEDMESLAALGIALPDVFELLEKQAVAKFEQSWEALLGEVRKNLTVPQSRAPERH from the coding sequence ATGACTTCCGTACTGCCCGCGTCTGACGCACTCTCCCGACTCTCCGCCCATGGCGTTTCGCTCTGGCTCGACGACCTCTCCCGCGGACTTATCCGCTCCGGCCGACTCGCGGAACTCGTAGCGACACGCAACATCGTCGGAGTGACGACGAATCCCACAATCTTCCAGGCAGCGATGTCCGACGGACCTGCGTATCGGGAGCAGCTGACCGCGCTCGCAGCCGCAGGCGCCAGCGTCGACGACACGGTTCGTCAAATCACAACCGACGATGTCCGCGAGGCCGCGGATGTCCTTGCTCCGGTCTTCGACGCAACTGGCGGTGTCGATGGCCGCGTCTCGCTCGAAGTCGATCCCCGCCTCGCTGATGACTCGGAGGCCACGATCAAGCAGGCCCTAGAGTTGGCACGCCTTGTCGACCGCCCGAACCTGATGATCAAAATCCCGGCAACCCTCGCGGGCCTGCCGGCCATTACCTCAGTGATTGCAGAGGGCATCAGTGTCAACGTCACACTGATCTTCTCGGCGCAACGTTACGCACAGGTAATGGAGGCGTACTTCGCTGGACTCGAGAGTGCTCATGCGAACGGGCGCGACGTGTCCACCATCCACTCAGTCGCGTCATTCTTCATTTCGCGCGTCGACACCGAAATCGATCGTCAGCTGAAGGAGATCGGCTCGGCTGAAGCAACAGCACTGCTGGGCAGGGCCGCGATTGCCAACGCACGCCTCGCCTATCAGTTGTATGAAGAAACGTTCGCTACCAGGCGGTGGGCTGATCTGGCTGCCGTAGGCGCGAACAAGCAGCGTCCGCTGTGGGCGTCTACCGGAGTCAAAGACCCCGCCTACGACCCGGCGCGCTACGTGACCGAAATCGTCGCGGCCGGCACGGTGAACACCGCACCGCTGGCCACGATCGATGCTGTCGCCAGCCAGGGCACAATTGCCGGCGATACCATCACGCCGAACTACTCGTCTGCTGCTGAAGACATGGAATCGCTCGCCGCGCTCGGAATTGCCCTTCCCGACGTCTTCGAGTTGCTGGAAAAGCAGGCCGTTGCGAAGTTCGAGCAGTCGTGGGAGGCGCTGCTCGGAGAGGTCCGCAAGAATCTCACTGTGCCGCAGTCACGCGCACCGGAACGCCACTGA